A genomic window from Cutibacterium acnes includes:
- the murI gene encoding glutamate racemase, whose translation MTEPDFDVVDSPIGIFDSGFGGLTVARSVVDLMPNEDIVYLGDTDRAPYGEKTIADVRQYALQCLDRLVAHGVKALLIACNTASSAVLRDARERYGVPVIDVIMPAARRASAATRNGRIGVICTEATARSLSYEDALAAVPGITLTTQACPKFVPFVEDGITSGPELETIAREYLAPIQEAGCDTLILGCTHYPLLAGLISYVLGDGVTLISSSQQCARASYSLMAESGLLHSHPRDSSRYFLTTGNAERFEKLGRRLMEGFVHDVQSVHADAHSLGDRAVVRD comes from the coding sequence GTGACCGAACCTGATTTCGACGTTGTCGACTCACCGATCGGCATCTTCGACTCCGGATTCGGAGGGCTGACGGTGGCTCGATCGGTCGTCGACCTTATGCCGAACGAAGACATCGTTTATCTGGGCGACACGGACCGCGCTCCCTACGGTGAGAAAACCATCGCTGACGTACGACAATATGCGTTGCAATGCCTCGACCGACTTGTCGCCCACGGCGTCAAAGCCCTGCTTATCGCCTGTAATACCGCATCCTCGGCGGTGTTAAGAGATGCCCGGGAGCGTTACGGTGTGCCGGTTATTGATGTCATCATGCCGGCTGCTCGTCGGGCCAGTGCTGCTACCCGTAACGGGCGAATTGGCGTTATTTGTACTGAGGCGACAGCTCGCTCTCTGTCCTATGAGGATGCATTGGCTGCGGTGCCCGGCATCACTCTGACGACTCAGGCCTGCCCGAAATTCGTCCCGTTCGTTGAGGACGGGATCACCAGCGGACCGGAGCTTGAGACTATTGCCCGGGAGTATCTGGCGCCTATCCAGGAGGCTGGTTGTGACACTCTCATCTTGGGGTGCACTCACTATCCGCTGCTGGCTGGGCTCATCTCGTATGTCTTGGGTGACGGCGTCACCCTCATTTCTTCCTCCCAGCAGTGTGCCCGCGCGTCTTATTCTTTGATGGCTGAATCTGGGCTGTTGCATTCCCATCCTCGCGATTCGAGCCGCTATTTCCTTACTACGGGGAATGCTGAGCGTTTCGAGAAACTGGGACGACGGCTGATGGAGGGATTCGTCCACGATGTGCAGTCGGTGCATGCTGATGCGCACTCCCTCGGTGATCGCGCGGTTGTCCGAGACTGA
- the clpS gene encoding ATP-dependent Clp protease adapter ClpS, translated as MSVATAEPIAHRLVGQESTWTTVVWDDPVNLMDYVTMVFMRYFGYPRERATQLMIQVHYRGRATVAEGNKEEMEVAVHAMHGYGLQASVEKGGQG; from the coding sequence ATGTCTGTAGCCACCGCGGAACCCATTGCACACCGCCTTGTCGGCCAGGAATCGACGTGGACGACGGTCGTTTGGGACGATCCGGTGAACCTCATGGACTACGTGACGATGGTGTTTATGAGATATTTCGGTTACCCGCGCGAACGCGCCACCCAACTCATGATCCAGGTACATTACCGGGGTCGCGCGACGGTCGCCGAGGGTAATAAAGAAGAGATGGAGGTCGCCGTGCATGCGATGCACGGCTATGGTTTGCAGGCCTCGGTCGAAAAGGGCGGCCAAGGATGA
- the feoB gene encoding ferrous iron transporter B, translating into MGSPNGGKTSIFNQLTGLHAKTGNYPGVTVSRSTGVCRIGKNEYGIEDLPGTYSLTPISPDEEVVVHALEGTMKGIPAPDGVLVVADSTALRRSLLLLAETLALGLPTAVIVTMTDELRRRGGSLDTTALSQALGVPVVSVVANRGIGIGELRHLIADWQTWDRPPVPPPTATEELAGWVDSVLTSAGYQDPHLDSRTERIDKVLLHPVWGTIVFFVVMFLFFQALFTWAAPAQDAIDNFFSWLGGWVDDNVSNQILAGLLGDGIIGGVGSVLTFVPQILLMYLLLALLDAVGYMSRAAFLMDKVMSRAGLEGRAFVAMLSSFACAIPGVMATRTIPSAKDRIATMLGVPLATCSARLPVYVLLVGMLIPNTTQIGPFSGRGVAMFLLYLLGAVSAMAAAWVVKKITDRSGILLPFYMEMPPYRIPTLRSVGIAMWEPTKAFLHKAGTIIMLTTIVIWALTTFPMRSNAELTKAGIDPSNDVAVAAYTMDHSIAGSIGKAVEPVFEPLGFDWRIDVSLIGSLAAREVSVSTLGQMASATDPEDDVDVSHQLDHWTWTHGPNKGNKVFTPATIVALILFFAYALQCMSTVAIMKRETGGWKWPAVAFGYMFVLAWVMAFIGRLVTGLLM; encoded by the coding sequence GTGGGCTCCCCCAACGGCGGCAAGACGTCGATCTTCAATCAACTCACCGGCCTGCATGCCAAGACCGGAAACTATCCCGGCGTTACCGTCTCCCGTAGTACCGGCGTCTGCCGGATCGGCAAAAATGAATACGGCATCGAGGACCTTCCCGGTACCTACTCCCTGACCCCCATCTCCCCCGATGAGGAAGTCGTCGTCCACGCCCTCGAAGGCACGATGAAGGGCATCCCTGCCCCCGACGGCGTTCTCGTCGTCGCCGACTCGACGGCACTGCGTCGATCTCTCCTGCTACTCGCCGAAACGCTGGCACTCGGCCTGCCCACAGCCGTCATCGTCACCATGACCGACGAGCTACGCCGCCGCGGCGGCAGCCTCGACACCACCGCACTGTCCCAGGCCCTGGGCGTACCCGTGGTCTCGGTAGTCGCAAACCGCGGCATCGGCATCGGCGAATTGCGTCACCTCATCGCGGACTGGCAAACCTGGGACCGCCCCCCGGTACCGCCGCCCACTGCCACCGAAGAACTTGCCGGGTGGGTAGATTCCGTGCTGACCAGCGCTGGTTACCAAGACCCCCACCTCGACTCGCGCACAGAACGAATCGACAAGGTACTACTCCACCCAGTGTGGGGAACGATCGTCTTCTTCGTCGTGATGTTCCTGTTCTTCCAGGCGCTGTTCACCTGGGCGGCACCAGCCCAAGACGCTATCGACAACTTCTTCAGCTGGTTGGGAGGCTGGGTCGACGACAACGTCTCCAACCAGATCCTGGCCGGTCTGCTGGGAGACGGAATCATCGGCGGTGTCGGCTCCGTGCTGACCTTCGTCCCACAGATCCTGCTGATGTACCTGCTGTTGGCCCTGCTAGACGCAGTGGGTTACATGTCACGGGCGGCATTCCTCATGGATAAAGTCATGAGCCGTGCCGGGCTGGAAGGGCGAGCCTTCGTGGCCATGCTCTCGTCCTTCGCCTGCGCCATCCCCGGCGTGATGGCCACCCGCACCATTCCCTCGGCTAAAGACCGCATCGCGACGATGCTCGGCGTTCCGCTGGCCACTTGTTCGGCAAGACTGCCCGTCTACGTATTGCTGGTGGGAATGCTCATCCCCAACACCACACAGATTGGTCCGTTCTCGGGCCGAGGCGTGGCAATGTTCCTGCTCTACCTGCTTGGAGCCGTCTCGGCAATGGCTGCGGCATGGGTCGTCAAAAAGATCACCGACCGTTCCGGCATCCTGCTGCCCTTCTACATGGAAATGCCGCCGTATCGCATCCCCACCCTGCGTTCAGTGGGCATCGCGATGTGGGAGCCCACCAAGGCCTTCCTTCATAAGGCTGGCACCATCATCATGTTGACGACCATCGTCATCTGGGCGCTGACGACCTTCCCGATGCGTTCCAACGCCGAACTCACGAAGGCCGGCATCGACCCCAGCAACGACGTAGCCGTGGCGGCCTACACCATGGATCACTCGATCGCCGGAAGCATCGGCAAGGCCGTCGAGCCCGTCTTCGAGCCTCTCGGATTCGACTGGCGGATCGACGTCTCCCTCATCGGCTCCCTGGCCGCCCGTGAAGTCTCGGTGTCGACCTTGGGACAGATGGCCTCGGCTACCGATCCAGAGGATGACGTAGACGTCTCCCATCAACTCGACCATTGGACCTGGACCCATGGACCCAACAAGGGCAACAAGGTCTTCACCCCGGCCACCATCGTGGCACTCATCCTCTTCTTCGCCTACGCCCTGCAATGCATGTCGACCGTGGCGATCATGAAACGGGAGACCGGCGGATGGAAGTGGCCCGCCGTGGCCTTCGGATATATGTTCGTGTTGGCTTGGGTCATGGCCTTCATCGGACGTCTCGTGACAGGTCTGCTGATGTGA
- a CDS encoding NifU family protein — protein MKLACHPSTAVHPETTTDPATLRWVVSGITLPFAGLLVSAPGLDEFLNQVRVEATVGAVMATVLEGTWERIGAGFRTALTTALERTDEWVGGPDSKPLNDVETLRRCADELIGGPVGAVAAMHGGSIELVDVSVGDEERRVDVTMKGACRGCPAAIMTLHQRLEHQLSLRLREPVTVREI, from the coding sequence ATGAAGCTCGCCTGTCATCCCTCCACCGCCGTTCATCCGGAGACGACCACCGACCCTGCCACCCTGCGCTGGGTGGTCTCCGGGATCACGCTGCCCTTCGCCGGGCTCTTGGTAAGCGCCCCCGGCCTCGACGAGTTCCTCAACCAGGTACGCGTCGAGGCGACGGTCGGCGCTGTCATGGCGACTGTTCTCGAGGGCACATGGGAACGCATCGGTGCCGGATTCCGGACTGCCTTAACCACAGCCCTGGAACGCACCGATGAATGGGTGGGCGGCCCTGACAGCAAGCCCCTCAACGACGTCGAGACACTGCGCCGATGCGCCGATGAACTCATCGGCGGGCCCGTCGGCGCGGTTGCCGCGATGCACGGAGGATCAATCGAATTAGTCGACGTGTCAGTCGGTGACGAAGAGCGCAGAGTCGACGTCACCATGAAGGGAGCATGCCGAGGTTGCCCGGCAGCCATCATGACCCTACATCAGCGCCTGGAACATCAACTGAGTCTGCGATTGCGCGAGCCGGTCACCGTGCGGGAAATCTGA
- the rph gene encoding ribonuclease PH, translating to MSVWPTTLGKVSETSRIDGRRLDQLRDVRIERGWLSQAEGSVLVSFGRTTVLCNASVTEGVPRWRKGSGLGWVTAEYEMLPRATNERSGRESRKGKVGGRTHEISRLVGRSLRAVVDDKALGENTIILDCDVLQADGGTRTASITGAYVALVDAVNWLRGRGGLVSEPITGSVQAISVGVVDGIPMLDLAYEEDSRADTDMNVVMSGSGDFVEIQGTAEGTPFNRNLLNELLDLAAGGCATLKQAQSEALGVTL from the coding sequence GTGTCGGTGTGGCCCACTACCCTTGGCAAGGTGAGTGAGACTTCTCGAATTGATGGACGCCGCCTGGACCAGTTGCGAGACGTCAGGATCGAACGCGGCTGGTTGTCTCAGGCTGAGGGTTCGGTGCTGGTGAGCTTTGGTCGCACCACTGTGCTGTGTAATGCCTCGGTCACTGAGGGGGTACCGCGTTGGCGTAAGGGATCCGGGCTGGGATGGGTCACCGCCGAGTATGAGATGCTTCCGCGTGCCACCAATGAGCGGTCTGGACGCGAGTCGCGCAAGGGCAAGGTGGGAGGCCGCACCCATGAGATCTCCCGCCTGGTAGGCCGTTCCCTGCGTGCCGTCGTTGACGACAAGGCGCTGGGAGAAAACACCATTATCCTCGACTGTGACGTGCTGCAGGCTGACGGTGGTACCCGCACCGCGTCCATTACCGGCGCTTATGTTGCCCTTGTTGATGCCGTCAACTGGCTGCGAGGGCGTGGCGGACTGGTTAGCGAGCCCATCACCGGATCGGTGCAGGCTATCTCGGTTGGTGTGGTCGACGGTATCCCGATGCTCGACCTCGCCTATGAGGAGGATTCGCGCGCCGATACCGACATGAACGTCGTCATGAGCGGCAGTGGGGATTTCGTCGAGATCCAGGGAACGGCTGAGGGCACGCCTTTTAATCGCAACTTGCTCAATGAGTTGCTCGATCTAGCCGCCGGCGGCTGCGCAACCCTCAAGCAGGCCCAGTCCGAGGCTTTGGGGGTGACGTTATGA
- a CDS encoding HU family DNA-binding protein: MTKSELIKTVAKQASLTEAQTNEAVKALTDVITAALAKGEKVQLPGLFTAETVERPARNGRNPRTGESMTIPAHKAVKISASSTLKKAVAD, from the coding sequence ATGACCAAGTCCGAGCTCATCAAGACCGTCGCCAAGCAGGCCTCGCTCACTGAGGCCCAGACCAACGAGGCCGTTAAGGCTCTTACCGACGTCATCACCGCCGCTCTGGCCAAGGGTGAGAAGGTGCAGCTTCCCGGTCTATTCACCGCCGAAACCGTTGAGCGTCCCGCTCGCAATGGCCGCAACCCTCGCACCGGCGAGTCCATGACCATCCCGGCTCACAAGGCCGTCAAGATCTCGGCCTCCAGCACTCTCAAGAAGGCCGTCGCTGACTGA
- a CDS encoding DUF2017 family protein, translated as MRIEGTRNRWIWYLEHVEITGIETALGHYVEALSRLRADPAHSTTEGDPFAFWESQFSGLQEDDEVRRLILPSAYRDDDSADAQFHVDHDAEDVAARWEDAQSLSADVETLHRTGCISMNPVMTQRWLRTVNALRGMMAARLGIIDQVTADEVARAAREELDAEEECVYEWLGLVVEVLVEVELSE; from the coding sequence ATGAGGATCGAGGGCACTCGAAATCGCTGGATCTGGTATCTAGAACACGTCGAAATTACCGGCATCGAGACTGCCCTGGGACATTACGTGGAGGCCTTGTCGCGTTTACGTGCCGATCCTGCCCATTCCACGACGGAGGGGGACCCGTTCGCTTTTTGGGAGAGCCAGTTTTCTGGACTCCAGGAGGACGACGAGGTGCGTCGATTGATCCTGCCCAGCGCCTATCGTGACGACGACTCAGCTGACGCGCAATTCCATGTCGACCATGACGCCGAGGATGTCGCGGCGCGCTGGGAAGACGCTCAGTCCTTAAGTGCTGATGTGGAGACGTTGCACCGAACCGGCTGTATCTCCATGAACCCTGTGATGACGCAACGTTGGCTTCGTACTGTCAATGCGCTGCGTGGCATGATGGCCGCCAGGCTAGGGATCATCGACCAGGTTACTGCCGACGAAGTCGCTCGGGCGGCCCGGGAGGAATTGGATGCCGAGGAGGAATGCGTCTACGAGTGGCTTGGCCTCGTCGTGGAGGTGCTCGTCGAGGTGGAGCTGTCGGAGTAG
- a CDS encoding nicotinate phosphoribosyltransferase → MSTALFTDHYELTMVEAAMASGTANRRCVFELFPRRLPEGRRYGVVAGTGRVLDAVENFRFTDEDVSFLERTGVVGPHMAEWLPHYRFTGSIHGYAEGDLYFPGSPLLTVEGTFAEACVLETVLLSIYNHDSAIASAASRMVMMAEGRSIIEMGSRRTHEESAVAAARAAWIAGFGPTSNLAAGIRYGVPTSGTAAHAFTLLHDTEEEAFRAQLAAYGEKTTLLVDTYDIDNAVRTAIRLTEGRLGAVRIDSGDLSIVARQVRDLLDDLGAPNTRVIVTSDLDEWQIAALRGAPVDGFGVGTSLVTGSGAPTCSFVYKLVARATSDSPDAELLPVAKKSSHKNTVGGRKYAVRRIGSGGIATAEVVGVGQPPAADADDRNLIVPLIVNGEVVGREPLEAARKRHQAAIAELPISGRRISRGDQAIPTVMVKQGNDGADTVLGASLS, encoded by the coding sequence ATGTCGACCGCACTGTTCACCGACCACTACGAGCTAACCATGGTCGAAGCCGCCATGGCATCGGGGACTGCCAACCGCCGCTGCGTCTTTGAGTTATTCCCCCGCCGTCTGCCCGAAGGCCGCCGCTACGGCGTCGTAGCCGGTACCGGACGCGTCCTTGACGCTGTCGAGAATTTCCGATTCACCGACGAGGACGTCTCCTTCCTGGAACGCACCGGGGTAGTCGGCCCGCACATGGCCGAGTGGCTGCCACACTACCGATTTACCGGATCCATCCACGGTTACGCTGAAGGCGATCTCTACTTTCCTGGTTCCCCCCTGCTCACCGTCGAGGGCACTTTCGCCGAAGCCTGCGTGCTCGAGACCGTGCTGCTCAGCATCTACAACCACGACTCAGCTATCGCCTCCGCCGCATCCCGCATGGTCATGATGGCTGAAGGCCGCTCGATCATCGAAATGGGCTCGCGACGCACCCACGAAGAATCCGCCGTCGCTGCCGCCCGTGCCGCGTGGATCGCCGGCTTTGGCCCGACCTCTAACTTAGCCGCCGGGATCCGCTATGGCGTCCCCACCTCTGGTACCGCTGCCCACGCCTTCACCCTCCTTCATGACACCGAGGAAGAGGCCTTCCGCGCCCAGCTAGCCGCCTACGGTGAAAAGACAACCCTGCTCGTCGACACCTACGACATCGACAATGCGGTACGCACGGCCATCCGCCTCACCGAGGGACGCCTCGGTGCGGTCCGTATCGACTCCGGCGACCTATCCATCGTCGCTCGTCAAGTCCGCGACTTGCTCGACGACCTCGGCGCCCCGAACACTCGCGTCATCGTCACTAGCGACCTTGACGAATGGCAAATCGCCGCCCTGCGCGGTGCCCCCGTCGATGGATTCGGCGTCGGAACCTCCCTGGTAACCGGTTCGGGAGCTCCAACCTGCTCCTTCGTCTATAAGCTGGTCGCCCGCGCCACCTCAGACAGCCCCGACGCCGAGTTGCTGCCGGTGGCCAAGAAGTCGTCCCATAAAAACACTGTGGGCGGGCGCAAGTATGCGGTGCGCCGCATCGGCTCAGGTGGGATCGCCACCGCAGAAGTCGTCGGGGTGGGCCAACCACCAGCCGCCGACGCTGACGACCGCAACCTCATCGTCCCGCTCATCGTCAACGGCGAAGTTGTGGGCCGTGAACCGCTAGAGGCGGCGCGTAAACGTCACCAGGCTGCCATCGCTGAGCTGCCAATTTCCGGACGACGTATCTCGCGTGGCGACCAGGCCATCCCGACAGTCATGGTGAAGCAAGGCAACGACGGCGCTGACACCGTTCTTGGAGCATCCCTCTCCTGA
- a CDS encoding FeoA family protein — protein MNCSTADTQGIVPLSSLAAGQNATIEDITINCADYIRRRLHMLGFGHGRSVTKIRQAPFGGPMVFHVCDVQMCLRRAQADMIMVRPAPQTAPQPAVEPCATTALA, from the coding sequence ATGAATTGCAGCACCGCAGACACCCAAGGCATCGTGCCACTCAGTTCACTGGCGGCAGGGCAGAACGCGACCATTGAAGACATCACCATCAACTGTGCCGATTACATCCGTCGCCGCCTCCACATGCTCGGTTTCGGCCACGGCCGCTCCGTCACCAAGATTCGCCAAGCGCCCTTCGGCGGCCCCATGGTGTTCCACGTCTGCGACGTCCAGATGTGCCTTCGCCGCGCCCAGGCAGACATGATCATGGTCCGCCCGGCACCCCAGACCGCGCCACAGCCGGCCGTCGAGCCGTGCGCCACCACTGCTCTCGCCTGA